GCGAGAAACACGCATTGCCCGGCCGGCCAGCCCACATGGGCAATCCATCCTTCGAATCGGTGTTGCGCGTTCCGCTGATCATTTCGCCAGCACATTTCGATGACAGCGACCGTCTCGTACGTTCTGAGGATCTGCTGAGCTTGGTGATGGAAATGATCGGGGTCCCGCACGAGGCCGCGTCTGAGCTTCGCGACCAGGAGCTGCTCGTCACCGAGGCCCACTATCAGACCTATCGCTACGGGCACTGGAAGAGCGTATGGCCACGCGGGTCGGAAACGCTCCATCTGTTCGATCTGGAGAGCGATCCGCAGGAGTTGCAAGACGTGGCCGCGGAGCATCCGAAGGTGGTTCAGGAGCATCGCGATCGCATTACCGAGCTGAGCGAGACGCTTGCTACCCGTCGCCAACTCGCTCCGCAAATGAGCGAGGAGGATCGGCGGCGCCTGCGCGCACTCGGCTACCTCGATTGATCGCGTATCCCCCTTGGGAGATAAGAAACTCGACACAAATCGGCTCAGATCACCACTCTTCTATGTGAATCATTTGACTCGAGTGGCTCTGATCGGTTTTGTGGTGATGCTGTCGATCGCTCCCTCGCTCGCTTTTTCGGCGACCATTCAGCATTCCGCGACATTTGCGGCGTATCAGCCGAGCATGTTCCGAACCGATTCATATTCCGATTGTATCTTTGACCCCGGTAGTTCATCGCACGGCCAATGCTACACAGACGAAACTTGGTTTGGCATATCTGAAGTGCCGCAATTCGACAGCGAGCTCGGTAAATTGACGAGCGTATCGGTGGAAGCGATTTTTTTTGCCGATGTGACTGCGGGGACAGATGGGCGGGAGGGTTACATACCCAACAAAACATATCTCTATTTGGATATGGACTTCGCGATCTACAATGGCCCGAGCATATACAGCAGTCGTTACACCGTGAACGATTCCCAAGATGAGTGCGATCCCACTTGCAGCTTGAATTGGATGTTGAATAACACCATCGAAACGATCTTCACCGACGACGCCTACCTGTTCATTGGCACGGGAACTCTTGAAGTCAACTTCCAGGCACGTGTTGACATCCGAGGGATCCTTGCGCTGTTCTATCAAGAGCCCCGTTTAGAGGGAACTCTCGTCACGACCTACACCTATACTCCAGTGCCAGAACCAGGAACGGGCGCCATGCTAGGCGCCGGCATGCTAGTGCTGAGTCTGGGGCGGCGGATCACACACAAGCGAACTGACTGAGGGCGCGCCGACAGAAAGTGCTTGAATTCACCTCGGAAGTCGTGATACTGCTTCCGAGGTTTTTGATGACGGCGCCGGATTCCCCTTCAAAGAAGTCGCACGCCGGCTCTCTTGTATCCGGCCTGGTTTCGACCGTCAGCTTCGTGCTGATCGTCTTGGTTCTACTCGAAGGCCTCTCGCGACTCTTTCTGGACCCGGTACCCGAAGTGCGCGTCGCGGCGCGAGTCATCCCCAAGAGCACGGAACCCATTTCTCTTGAACTCGAAGGCGTTCCAGACCGAGGGGGGCTTTACCAGCGAACTCGCTCGGGCTTGCGGCTACGGCCCCAGACCCACGCGGTCTTGAAGAACGAGCGGCTCAGCGGTCTTACCATCGATATACGAACCAATTCACTGGGCTATCGCGGGCCGGAGATCGATGCGCGGGAAGGCACGCGGATTCTCTTTCTAGGAGACTCGATCACCTTCGCCAACTACTTGCCCGAAGAAGAAACTTTCGTGCACCTGACCCGGGTTTTGGGTGCGGCGAAGGGTCACTCCTGGAACACCATCAATGCAGGGGTGGGTACGATCAGCCTGGGCAACGAACTTGCGATTCTCAAGGAAACGGGAATCTCCGTCGAGCCCGATGTCGTGGTGCTGGCATTTTATCTCAATGACTTTCACGAGTCGCCGGGAATATTTGTCGCGAGAATTCCCAAGGCCATCGCTTGGAGCAGGGTGGTTCAGCACGTTGCACGGATCCACAGCCAGAACGCGAAATCGTCCAAGGAGAAGAAGTCGAGATTCATCGCGCAGGTGCGGGAGGATCTCGCGCGTCAACTGAATCCCGCCCCTGGAAACTGGCGCATAAACCCGCGAGCCTTTGATGCATTGATTCTCAAGAATGCTCGCGATTGGGGAGGCGCCTGGTCGGACGCAGCGTGGACCTCAATGGTGCCGCTCTTCGAAGAGTTGAAGCGACTCTCGGACGAGCACGGCTTTCAGTTGGCCATCGTTGCGTTTCCCGTCCGCTACCAGGTGCTGTCCGAGTTTTCCAACGACTGGCCCCAGCAACAGCTCGCCAAGATCGCAAAATCTCTGGACGTACCGTTGCTAGATCTTCTTCCCTCGCAGCGTCGTGCCAAGGGAGCGCTCTACTACGATCATTGCCATCATTCGCCACGGGGTGCCCGACTTGCAGCCGTGGAGATCACAGAGTTCTTGGCAACTCAGGTGTTGAACGACGAACCCTGAAATTTGGTGGGGCTGAGATCACATCAGTCGGGCATGGAAAAGGGATCGTCTTTCAGGAAACGTCGAACCACGTTCTCCGTAATTCTCGATACGTTGTTGTCGTATTTGTGATGGGAGAGGCTCGCGCTCCAGGCGATCGATCCGACAGAGAACACGGCACCGCCTCCGGGCGTTTCAAAAAACGTCATATCAGCCCGAATGTCCGGGTTCTGAATGCCGTCCATGGCGCTGTGGTGAAAGCCTGTTTCGTCGGGCACCAGATAGGTGTTTTGCGAATGGCCTTCGGAACTGGCAACCACCAGAGTATGCGAGGGGGTTCCCAGCATGGTGTTTGTCGCATCAATTTCTCCACCGCTGGCACCATCGCCGCCAATGCCAAAGTTGCCGATCACTTCGTCCTCACCGATGCCCTCGAACATGAAGCGGACCCGAGGATCGAAGCTCGCTTCCTTACGCTTGTAATAACCGGAAGCATCAAATCCGACGGCGACCGTGCCTACGCCAACCAAAGCCTGGGGTGCCATACCGAGGCGTCGCCACAAGCCACCGTACTCTCCGGTGAACTCCAGATAGTATTCACCGGGTTCCTCGTCGCGGTATCGAATGCCGTCTTCCGGCCGGCGCAGCTCGAGCATGCCGGGCATGTCGGATGAAAGAGCGCAGCGCCAGATGAATCCATTGCCGCCGAGATAGACCAGGCGACCCTCTCGTGCGAGATACGCCCGCATCCCGTCCCACATGGGTGTGGTGTAATATTCGGGATGGGTGCCCGTCAGCACGGCCTGGTATCCATCCAGCAACGCGGCACCTTCCTCGTGAAGGTCCTCATCGGTGATCACATCGTATTCAATGCCTTGATTTTCCAGCCAACCCATGATGTGGGTATCGGCATTGAAACCCCACAGGTGTGTCTTGGGTGACATATTGAGCACGGGACGCAACCTCGACGCATAGCGCACGCCGCTTCCGTCGGAATGAGTGTCGTAGGTCGATAAACCGAACTCGTTGTGCTCCTGCAGAAAGACGTCGCCTTTCTCCAATGTGGTCCAACCAGCCTCTGTAACCTCGCAAAAGCGTTCATGGAATAGCCAGTGATAATTCGCATACGCCATGTAGGTGACTGTCGAAGCCAAGAAGGCGAGTTTCGAGGTAGTGGTACCTCGAGGGGGTCGCACGAAGAAGGTCACGTACGATTCGTCGTCTTCGGCTTTGAGACGCACCGCATACACACCACTTGGCAGATCATCGGGTACGGTGTACTCGAAATCTGTGTCCCACCCGGCGTCATAAAGGTCATCGTCGTGGAAATGAATGGCGCCATATTCCTGCGGTGCATGTCGCCAGTTCTGCTCTTTACCGCTCCAGTTGTAACCTTTGCAACCGCGTGAAGGCAGATTGACCGTATTTCCGTGAAGCCCGTTGGGACCCACATCGGTGAGTGCGCCACCGCCAATATCGCGTGAGAAATCCCAAGCTCCAATCACTCGGTTGTTTTGTTCATGGGGTTGGGCGTCCTCGGCCATCGCTGAACGTTCCGCCGAAGACAGTACTCCTGCAGTCAAACGCGGCCGGTCGATCTTGCCATTGTAATGACATTTCGATCCTGGCTTCCCCGTCGATAACGTCGCGGGCAAGGCCGCAAACATGAGCGGTAAATTCGACTCGACACAAGCGCCCAGATCCACTGAACTCGTTGTACTGGCAACGATGTGATTTTCATGGTCGACATTGATGGGTTCCTGGCAGACGTTGAGTTCGCCCTTCAGCGCATCATACGATCCGCTCACCAGATACCAGCGCCGCATGGCCAATGGCTCGCCGGTGCTGATTTCAACCTTCTTGCCGCAACCATCCCCTAGCTTGATCGCAAGCGCACCAGCTTCATCGATGAATAGAGCAAACCCGAGAGCCGGATCCTCCTGCCAGCGGGTAATCAGAGCTTGCTCTCCCTTATGGGGTGTCGTCGGCCATATCCACGCCTGAACTGTGAAACTTTCGAGGGCGGAGAGTTCCGGTGCATTGGGCACCACCGCATAAGAACCCGCGTCGATGGGCTGCAACCGTCCAGGATATTCACCACTGAAGGCTGCCTCGATCTCTTCTTCACGATAAATATCATGCCTGGGGTCGTCATCGCCGCAAATGACCCGGATGAGATCGGCGTGATAGCGCTTGGGCCCGTATGTGCTCACCTTGACGTCGAGCGTCTCGCCCGGTGCGATGCCCCAGGTTTTCGAGTATCCCAAAATTTTCTTCATACACTCACCAGCCGGGCCATTGGAAAACCGTTCATGTCAGGCTCTCCCCCGTCACTGTTTCCCAGCGCAGTCTGAAAACTTCCCAAACCCCTTCATCGTAGTCGGTAAAAACACGGTCTTCGAAGAGTTCCACCGTGGCTCCGCGCTCTGTTGGCATTTTTGCCAGGGTCCATTCACAACCGCGCTGGGTGCAAACCAGAATGTGACGATCGGCCATGGGCATGACTCGCAATCGATTCACGACGAGTGCAAGTTCCGGGCTAAAAGGTCCGCCCGGATTACCTCGAAACTCTAGGGCGAGATCCGTTCTCGATGGATCGATTTCATACATCGGGCATCCCTTTTTCGACTTTGTTTCTACGTTGCTGGAACGACGGACTCACGCCGCTAATCGCCCACGACAATGAGATCCAGCGGCGACTTTAGCGGCAGATACGCAGTATCCGCCTTGAACAACAGTGTATCGATGTAATAGGTAATTCCCGACATGCGGGGCGAGTAGAACTGGCTCTCGAAATTGACGACCGTCCCCGGTTCTAGAATCTTGTCCGTCTCGGTGTCCGTCATCTCGTAGACATAATTGCCAACCCAATCGGGCGGAAAGGCGAGACCAAGCTCGTAACCGCCGACCCAACCAGCATCGGACCAGATGCCAACCTCCTCGTAATAGGCCCGGGTCCTGGTCACGAGTTCCGAAATCGGCAGGTTGGGACGCATGATCTCGGCGATCACATCGAAAACACCCGCGGACAGCCGGTGATATTCCATTACGTCCTTGGCGGGCTCGCCGACATGAAAAGATCGTCCGGCGTTGCCGTGATAGCGATTGAACACGCCACTGATGTCGACATTGACTTGTTCGCCAGCCTTGATGACTTTGCGACTGGCAAGCGAATGGCCGCAATTGGCTTTCAGCCCTGAATTCACCGGCAACGTAATTCCCGGGTTCTCGCCGCCCGCCTGCGCCATGGCGTAGGCGATCTCGCCGTAGACATCGAGTTCGGTGACACCCGGTCGGATTGCATTCTTCGCGGCCTGCAAACCGATATCGGTGATTTCAGCGGCCTTTTCGATACACGCGATCTCGGCTTCCGATTTGATCCAACGAACATCGCGCAGGATATCGCTACCGTCGGCCACACTCATACCGCTGCTCTCGAAAGCATCCCGGAAGCGTTGGCTGATTACAGGATTGGGCCGGTAGCTGTGAAACTCCATTCCGACCGTGCCAGAGGACAGCCAACCCTGAGATTTCAGTTCGTCGATGATGAATGAAATGCCATCGCGACGCCCCCCCAGCGGGAATATCCGGACATCCTTCGCGCACGTCACAAAGCGGGACATGATGGCTTCGCTGGGCGTGTCGAAGAGGATGAAGTCGTCACGCTCCTTGTGAATCGCAATTCCGCTTGTGGCCGGCCATTGCTTGGGGCCCTGCGCCTGATACCAGATGCATTTGTAGCCGCTCACGTAGTAAAGGCTCTCGGGAGCCATGAGCCACAAGACATCAATGCCATCGCTTTCCATTCGCGCACGAATGCGCTGAAGACGATTTTGAAACTCTTCGATGCTGAACGCCAATTCCTTCTCGGGCTGGCATTGCTCGAGGGCAAGCTCGCGATTGATCCCCATCGACCCTCTCCTTCATTTCCATGGATTGCGTTACTGCGCCACCAATCAACATCCCGCGTCATGACCAAGTTTGAGATGTCTAATATGGGCCATGGAGAGGCGTTGCATACGGCTTCTGCTATTGGGAGGAAAGCAGACATCGCTGGGAAAAGCCCGCCGTTGCGGGGCCGCACCAGCCGGGCCCCGAAGACGGGGATCACTCTCATGATCGCGAGAAGTTCCACGTTGCACCTGCCTGACGGCAATCGTACCATCGGCGCCGAGGCTGGTAATATGCGCGCTGTACACTGCACCGTCATAGCATTTGCACTCCTTTGGATTCCCATCCAGTTCGCCCAAGCGCAGTCCCCCGTCGCCTCCGCCCCCCCTGCGCAATTAAACGTCTTGTTCATCCTGGCCGATGATCTTGGTTACAGCGATACCACTCTCTACGGAACGACCTGGTTCTACGAGACGCCGAACATCAGACGTCTCGCGAGCCGAGGCATGGTCTTCCGCAATGCATACTCGGCGAGCCCCGTCTGCTCCGCGACCCGTGCCAGCATCTTGACTGGGCAGGCACCCGGCCGTCTCGGGATAACAGCAGCGGGCGGGCATATTGAGCGAGCGATCACGAAGTCCAGATTTCGCACACCGGAAGAGATTGCGGACCGGCCCAAATTAAAATCGAGGAAGGCCAGTACCCCGGTCGCGGCAACCCGGCTTGGCCTCGAAGTGGAAACGCTGGCCGAAGTACTTCAGAGTGCGGGTTACGCCACTGGACACTTCGGGAAGTGGCATCTCGGCCATGAGCCCTACAGCCCTCTTGAGCAGGGCTTCGATGTCGACATTCCCCACTGGTCCGGCCCCGGACCCGCGGGTTCGTATACGGCACCTTGGCAATTTCCGGAGGAGTTGGACTTCGAACCCAATATTCCGGGTGAACACATCGAAGATCGACTGGCCCAAGAGGCCGTGGCGTTCATGGAGAAACACAAGAACCGGCCATTCTTTATCAACTATTGGGCGTACTCGACCCATGGACCGTTTGACGCCAAGGCGATCCTGGTCGACAAATACGTCAAGAAAGTTCATTCGGTCAATGCCCAACGGAGTCCGATCTATGCAGCGATGGTTCAGAGCTTCGATGAGGCGGTCGGGACATTACTCGATGCCCTGGATCGACTCGAACTCGCAGAGCAAACGATCGTCGTGTTCTACTCGGACAATGGTGGGAGTACCTATGACCGAATCCACAACGTTCCGGCGACGAGCAACGCACCGCTGCGGGGCGGTAAGGGAGAGATCTACGAAGGCGGAATCCGGGTTCCGGCAGTTGTGATCTGGCCCGGACATGTAGCGCCCGGCAGCAAGAGCGATGCATTGCTGAGCAGTACGGACTGGTATCCCACTCTGCTCGAGATGCTCAACCTGGTCAAACCAAAAGGACACATTCTGGATGGTGTGTCGCAGGTTCCTGCATTCTTGTCCCAGAGCGATCCGCGTGCCCAGCTTCCTTGTTTCGTCCCCCACTATTTTCTGAAAGCCGGGACCGTACCGGCAACTTCGATGCGGCGCGGAAAATGGAAATTGATCCGCTTTCATCACGATGGGGATGACCAGCGCGATCGCTTCGAACTGTATGATCTCGAAGCGGACATCGGCGAGAGGGTGAATCTGGCCAGCCGACATCCAGATCGGGTGCTGGCCCTCGACACAGAGATTTCCAACTACCTGAGCCGCATTGGCGCATTCGTCCCGAGGCGAAACCCGGCGTACGTAGGTTCTATCACGGTGGACGCCATGAAGTAGTTATGCACTACCATCAATCGACCGTGCGAAACGGGGAAGAACCACGGCGTCAGAAATAGGGGTGATACCGAATTGCGGATGCCGAGGGCGTGTTCATTGCGAGAGGGGTGGGGCGATCCTCCGATTCGTCTTGATCGCATCAATGTTCTGGGCCTGTGGATCGGATCCCGCGGAAGAGATAATCGGCGAGGGGGCTCCTCGGGAAGCGCGCGTGGAGCAGAAGGCCCCGGCCCAACAGAACATCGTCGTCATCTTGATCGATACGCTTCGTCCGGATCACCTCGGTTTCAACGGCCATCATCGCGAAACGGCACCCTATCTCGCGTCGCTCGCCGAGCGCTCCGTGGTCTTCAGCCATGCGGTCTCGACCTCTACCTGGACCGCGCCTTCGACCGCGTCACTCTTTACGGCGCTGCACCCCCTGCGACACGGTGTGCATATCGGCGTCGTGGCCCATCACAAGCGGGTCGTGCTGGACGAAGCGGCCGGGGTCATGAAGCTCCAGATCAACCGCTTGCCGGAGTCGATCGCGACGCTCCCTGAACTCTTTCGCGATCTCGGTTATCGCACCTTTGGTATCGCGGCGAACCCCAATATCGGTTCGAGTATCGGCTTCGATCGCTTCAAGCTACTAGAGGGTCGCTCACTCAGTGTCGAGGAAGCCCGCAAGGCGGGCCGCACCCGGAAGCCCTTTCGTTGGGCCAATGGAGAGGAACTCTACAAAGAACTCTCGAGCTGGCAGGCCGACATCAAGCGCGGCCCGGAACCGTTCTTCCTCTACATCCATATCAACGACGTTCACGATCCCTGCAAAAAGCACGCTGGCTTCTATCGCGAGCCGACCGGTGAAGATTACGGTCGCGCCCTCTACGACAGCGGGATCGGCTACGTGGACGAGATTCTTTCGCGCGTACACCGCGATCTCGATGTTCTGCTCGATCCGCAGAAGGTCGAGGCGCTGCGTGTCCTCGGGTACGGAGACTAGCGAGGGACACAGGAAATTTGGAGATTGACCGTTTGCTCGCAACAGAGGAAAACGGCGAGGGTTTGCTGTTAGAGGCCCTGAGCTAAGAGCTACTTCACTCGGTTGTTCGCCGCGACTTCTGCGTACCAATGGCCCGACTGCTTCAGGGTTCGCTCGCCGCTCTCGAAATCAACCCAGGTCAAGCCAAAACGCTGGTCATAGCCCTCGCTCCACTCGAAGTTGTCGAGCAGGCTCCAGGCGTGATAGCCCCGCACATCGGCCCCTTCGGCGATCGCACGGCCGAGGGCGTCGAGATAGCCACGGTAGAATTCGATGCGGCGATCGTCGCAAATCACGCCCGAATCATTGGGGGCGTCGTCGTACGAGCAGCCGTTCTCCGTGATCTCCATTGGAAGCTCTGGATAATCGGCACTGACACGTTTCACCATGTCGTAGAGCGCATCGGGCCAGACTTCCCAACCAAAGTCGGTGCGTGGGACCTCGCGACCGCCGAGGCCGAGATCCGGCGCGGCATCGATCCCGATCGGGCCACCGGGTTGATGGGCGACCAATGTCCGCATGTAGAGATTGATGCCGACGAAGTCGAGGGGGGTGCGCAACCGATCCATGTCATCCCGCTCGATTCCCATTCGCTCAATCGGCAGGCCCTCGGGAAAGGCGTTGGGGTAGTGGCCCTCGAGGGCGGGCGTGAGGTACCAGTAATTGGTGAAGGCATGCCAGCGCTCGGCG
This portion of the Myxococcales bacterium genome encodes:
- a CDS encoding PEP-CTERM sorting domain-containing protein, coding for MALIGFVVMLSIAPSLAFSATIQHSATFAAYQPSMFRTDSYSDCIFDPGSSSHGQCYTDETWFGISEVPQFDSELGKLTSVSVEAIFFADVTAGTDGREGYIPNKTYLYLDMDFAIYNGPSIYSSRYTVNDSQDECDPTCSLNWMLNNTIETIFTDDAYLFIGTGTLEVNFQARVDIRGILALFYQEPRLEGTLVTTYTYTPVPEPGTGAMLGAGMLVLSLGRRITHKRTD
- a CDS encoding SGNH/GDSL hydrolase family protein → MTAPDSPSKKSHAGSLVSGLVSTVSFVLIVLVLLEGLSRLFLDPVPEVRVAARVIPKSTEPISLELEGVPDRGGLYQRTRSGLRLRPQTHAVLKNERLSGLTIDIRTNSLGYRGPEIDAREGTRILFLGDSITFANYLPEEETFVHLTRVLGAAKGHSWNTINAGVGTISLGNELAILKETGISVEPDVVVLAFYLNDFHESPGIFVARIPKAIAWSRVVQHVARIHSQNAKSSKEKKSRFIAQVREDLARQLNPAPGNWRINPRAFDALILKNARDWGGAWSDAAWTSMVPLFEELKRLSDEHGFQLAIVAFPVRYQVLSEFSNDWPQQQLAKIAKSLDVPLLDLLPSQRRAKGALYYDHCHHSPRGARLAAVEITEFLATQVLNDEP
- a CDS encoding N,N-dimethylformamidase, which translates into the protein MKKILGYSKTWGIAPGETLDVKVSTYGPKRYHADLIRVICGDDDPRHDIYREEEIEAAFSGEYPGRLQPIDAGSYAVVPNAPELSALESFTVQAWIWPTTPHKGEQALITRWQEDPALGFALFIDEAGALAIKLGDGCGKKVEISTGEPLAMRRWYLVSGSYDALKGELNVCQEPINVDHENHIVASTTSSVDLGACVESNLPLMFAALPATLSTGKPGSKCHYNGKIDRPRLTAGVLSSAERSAMAEDAQPHEQNNRVIGAWDFSRDIGGGALTDVGPNGLHGNTVNLPSRGCKGYNWSGKEQNWRHAPQEYGAIHFHDDDLYDAGWDTDFEYTVPDDLPSGVYAVRLKAEDDESYVTFFVRPPRGTTTSKLAFLASTVTYMAYANYHWLFHERFCEVTEAGWTTLEKGDVFLQEHNEFGLSTYDTHSDGSGVRYASRLRPVLNMSPKTHLWGFNADTHIMGWLENQGIEYDVITDEDLHEEGAALLDGYQAVLTGTHPEYYTTPMWDGMRAYLAREGRLVYLGGNGFIWRCALSSDMPGMLELRRPEDGIRYRDEEPGEYYLEFTGEYGGLWRRLGMAPQALVGVGTVAVGFDASGYYKRKEASFDPRVRFMFEGIGEDEVIGNFGIGGDGASGGEIDATNTMLGTPSHTLVVASSEGHSQNTYLVPDETGFHHSAMDGIQNPDIRADMTFFETPGGGAVFSVGSIAWSASLSHHKYDNNVSRITENVVRRFLKDDPFSMPD
- a CDS encoding aminopeptidase P family protein, which translates into the protein MGINRELALEQCQPEKELAFSIEEFQNRLQRIRARMESDGIDVLWLMAPESLYYVSGYKCIWYQAQGPKQWPATSGIAIHKERDDFILFDTPSEAIMSRFVTCAKDVRIFPLGGRRDGISFIIDELKSQGWLSSGTVGMEFHSYRPNPVISQRFRDAFESSGMSVADGSDILRDVRWIKSEAEIACIEKAAEITDIGLQAAKNAIRPGVTELDVYGEIAYAMAQAGGENPGITLPVNSGLKANCGHSLASRKVIKAGEQVNVDISGVFNRYHGNAGRSFHVGEPAKDVMEYHRLSAGVFDVIAEIMRPNLPISELVTRTRAYYEEVGIWSDAGWVGGYELGLAFPPDWVGNYVYEMTDTETDKILEPGTVVNFESQFYSPRMSGITYYIDTLLFKADTAYLPLKSPLDLIVVGD
- a CDS encoding sulfatase produces the protein MRAVHCTVIAFALLWIPIQFAQAQSPVASAPPAQLNVLFILADDLGYSDTTLYGTTWFYETPNIRRLASRGMVFRNAYSASPVCSATRASILTGQAPGRLGITAAGGHIERAITKSRFRTPEEIADRPKLKSRKASTPVAATRLGLEVETLAEVLQSAGYATGHFGKWHLGHEPYSPLEQGFDVDIPHWSGPGPAGSYTAPWQFPEELDFEPNIPGEHIEDRLAQEAVAFMEKHKNRPFFINYWAYSTHGPFDAKAILVDKYVKKVHSVNAQRSPIYAAMVQSFDEAVGTLLDALDRLELAEQTIVVFYSDNGGSTYDRIHNVPATSNAPLRGGKGEIYEGGIRVPAVVIWPGHVAPGSKSDALLSSTDWYPTLLEMLNLVKPKGHILDGVSQVPAFLSQSDPRAQLPCFVPHYFLKAGTVPATSMRRGKWKLIRFHHDGDDQRDRFELYDLEADIGERVNLASRHPDRVLALDTEISNYLSRIGAFVPRRNPAYVGSITVDAMK
- a CDS encoding sulfatase-like hydrolase/transferase yields the protein MEQKAPAQQNIVVILIDTLRPDHLGFNGHHRETAPYLASLAERSVVFSHAVSTSTWTAPSTASLFTALHPLRHGVHIGVVAHHKRVVLDEAAGVMKLQINRLPESIATLPELFRDLGYRTFGIAANPNIGSSIGFDRFKLLEGRSLSVEEARKAGRTRKPFRWANGEELYKELSSWQADIKRGPEPFFLYIHINDVHDPCKKHAGFYREPTGEDYGRALYDSGIGYVDEILSRVHRDLDVLLDPQKVEALRVLGYGD